A stretch of Candidatus Polarisedimenticolia bacterium DNA encodes these proteins:
- the lpxK gene encoding tetraacyldisaccharide 4'-kinase, which translates to MTGPGRLLAAPALAPLLYLPGVAYRAVVGLRNALYDSGRLGIQRLPCLVISIGNLTVGGTGKSPLTSCIASLLRDSGYRVGVVSRGYRRKSSVDPLLVSDGRALLADAQSAGDEPYLIARDNPAVQVAVGADRVRAARLLLRAASPEVIVLDDAFQHRRLARDLDLVLVDGRDPWGNGRMLPSGPLREPLSSIARAHACILTRSDGQCPSSLASALARYKPDAALFHCRMEPRAFVRSEGETIGLAALKGFSVYAFSGIARPERFEEDLRGLGLRLAGSRRFADHHPFRPHDLQEVTMEARRVGAEVLVTTEKDLVRIGEAPDASPPLYALAIRVSFRPGRDLQPWLLDRLAALRPDRGH; encoded by the coding sequence GTGACCGGGCCGGGCCGGCTCCTCGCCGCGCCGGCCCTGGCACCCCTGCTCTATCTTCCCGGGGTGGCCTACCGCGCGGTGGTCGGGCTGCGGAACGCGCTCTACGATTCGGGGCGCCTGGGCATCCAGCGGCTCCCGTGCCTGGTCATCAGCATCGGCAACCTGACGGTCGGCGGGACCGGCAAGTCCCCCCTGACCTCGTGCATCGCCAGTCTGCTGCGCGACTCGGGATACCGGGTCGGCGTGGTCAGCCGCGGCTATCGCCGGAAATCGTCGGTGGATCCCCTGCTGGTCTCCGACGGCCGCGCGCTTCTCGCTGATGCGCAGAGCGCAGGGGACGAGCCGTACCTGATCGCCCGGGACAATCCGGCCGTGCAGGTCGCGGTCGGCGCCGATCGGGTGCGGGCGGCGCGCCTCCTGCTCCGCGCCGCGTCCCCCGAGGTGATCGTCCTCGACGACGCGTTCCAGCACCGCCGGCTGGCGCGCGATCTCGACCTCGTGCTCGTGGACGGCCGCGACCCTTGGGGCAATGGTAGAATGCTGCCGAGCGGCCCGCTGCGCGAGCCGCTCTCGTCGATTGCGCGCGCCCATGCCTGCATCCTGACTCGATCGGACGGACAGTGTCCCTCGAGCCTGGCCTCCGCCCTGGCGCGATACAAACCGGATGCGGCCCTGTTCCACTGCAGGATGGAGCCGCGTGCGTTCGTCCGATCGGAGGGAGAGACGATCGGCCTCGCCGCGCTGAAGGGGTTTTCGGTCTATGCGTTCTCCGGGATTGCCCGGCCGGAGCGGTTCGAGGAGGACCTGCGCGGGCTCGGCCTCCGCCTGGCAGGATCGCGCCGGTTCGCCGATCACCATCCTTTCCGGCCACATGATCTGCAAGAGGTGACGATGGAGGCTCGTCGCGTCGGCGCCGAAGTGCTCGTGACCACGGAGAAGGACCTGGTGCGCATCGGAGAGGCCCCGGACGCCTCACCTCCCCTCTATGCCCTGGCGATCCGGGTGTCGTTCCGCCCGGGCCGGGACCTGCAGCCCTGGCTCCTGGATCGTCTCGCGGCTCTCCGCCCGGACCGGGGGCATTGA